ggcttcaacaacatggctgggcagcttgatCCATGCTCCCACCTCCCTTTGTCCAgagaagtgtctcctgtcctgactggaggatccagtggtttcttgaaagaaaacagcatgttggcttcaacaacatgactattttgtaaagaagtacctcctgttctcggtttaaaatgcacttccaccTGTGCCTTCTGGTTCTTGTTTCTCCGTTTCCTCTGAGTCAGGACCAGGAAGGCTATGATTAGcagggctctctctctctctttttcgaCTGGAGTCGCATTTAAGCCCACTGTCCTTCTGCTAACTTGAGTTAACAAATACTCCGAGCCGCTTGGTGCCAGAGTAGTGACCTAATGGAGGccaagtgttttctttttgtgttcaTTGCTGTTTTGAATTGTAAATGTGCTGATTTTCTGCTCCCAGCGGCCTGTTTTAAAAAGTGGTAGGACCTGGGATGATACTGCAGCCCCAGAGCATGCAGGACAGGCTTTACGGCCTGGCGATGTTCATATGGTAGCCCGTCTCACGTTTGATCTTCATTGCACTGCTCTGAGCAGGGGAGGAGGCTCAGCCAGTGTTTGTGTTTCCCTGCAGATCTCCTACCATGGCAGCAATGAGGGAGGGGAGAGCGAGGACTCGGAGggggagaaccaggagctcgtGCAGATCGACAGGGGTGAGCGTAGCAGTTCTCACGCCTGATACTGTCGGCATgtcaaagaaatataaaaagaaatccTCACAAAGGCGTCCCCTACTGGCTTTCTTGCCGTTGTAGGTAACGTATGGTCCTACACTTCAGGTGTGTTGTAAATAACATTCAGCAGCAGACTGGGGCTCAGATTAATTTGAGAATGGTGTTCAGAATAGTATACGATTGAAGACATCCCCTATTCATCTAGGTTTGAGACCTGCTAATCACACCCTTACTAGTTACCTTTACCCTTACTAATTGCTTTCCATTCAGCTCAACCAGTCTCTTCTTTTCCTTGCCTTCTCTGCTACTTAAAAATGCTCACAGTCAGCAGCTAAGGGAAATGCAAACAAAGAGGCAAGTGAGAGGGAGCTGTCTGCATGGCAGGTGGAAGGGCTTGTTATCACTTGTTATTGCTGTTACTACTCTATTACAGAACGTACTCACTTGTTATTACTTCTCTTGATGAACAGGGCTGAATATATTGGCTGTGTCTGGTCTTGAGCACTAATAAGGAGCACACTTTTACACATAGAGTTTTAggggtatggaacaagctacccatggGTCGTGGGTTGGGGAGTGGCCTTCCGTACTAAAAGCTCCTCTCTTTGGTGACCCCTGCAGAGAGGAGAAGGAATTGCGGGCTGACCCCTCTAGCTACAAGCCAGCAGCACAACCAGGAGGCGCTGTCCCCGGCGCGGCTCCGCAGGCTGCGGCTGCTGCTGGACCCCGGGCTGGACCGCCACAGTTcggaggaggagctggagcgcATCAGCCGGGACTTCCTGCAGCCGCCCGGGGAGGGCAGGAAGTGGAGCCTGCGGCAGGCTGGCGGGCCCGGGTGGTACGGGGAGCCGAGCACCTCCTCCAGCGACGAGGAAGTGAAGGATCTCTGCGAGCTGGCGGAGCGCGACCCCTGCCTGGCCACCTCCTCCAGCCCCGTGCTCTTCAGTGCCTCCCCGCCACACAGACTCAAGCCCCTGGTCCGGGGTCAGGCCCGGCCCATCATCCTGGCTCATCTGGACCAGCCAGCGCCGTATAGACGACACCGGCACGGCTCCAGAGGGGAGCAGCGAAGGCCCAGCTTGGACCTAGAGAAGATGCAGCAGGTACAGTCTGGGGTTCGATTCTTTGCTTTCTTCCTCCTTCCCTCCCTGCTATTGTTTGTGACCTCCATCGCCCTTGTGcagcttttttgttttccttagcaatctctctcctctttcctcATGCCTTTCCTAGGAATGGTAGACCTAAAGGCCGTTTTTTTCCCATGTTTTCCTGAAGTAGAAAGGACAACACCAATGAGTGCAGAGATATTTGTGTCCCAGGTGAGGGGGCTGGGGGTTGTTCGAGGTGGGTAACCCCA
This genomic window from Lepisosteus oculatus isolate fLepOcu1 chromosome 2, fLepOcu1.hap2, whole genome shotgun sequence contains:
- the LOC107078600 gene encoding uncharacterized protein isoform X2; the encoded protein is MLKTLTKKLRRQSLNEIHPFQFKISYHGSNEGGESEDSEGENQELVQIDRERRRNCGLTPLATSQQHNQEALSPARLRRLRLLLDPGLDRHSSEEELERISRDFLQPPGEGRKWSLRQAGGPGWYGEPSTSSSDEEVKDLCELAERDPCLATSSSPVLFSASPPHRLKPLVRGQARPIILAHLDQPAPYRRHRHGSRGEQRRPSLDLEKMQQKMFLKKNCGGKTRTVKIWGSNSSRSLPRYTYDPSTFAFRSLSTAPPCSPRTPPEEPPCA
- the LOC107078600 gene encoding uncharacterized protein isoform X1, whose translation is MVAESVMDQRDLGSSQNLCRTLVFISYHGSNEGGESEDSEGENQELVQIDRERRRNCGLTPLATSQQHNQEALSPARLRRLRLLLDPGLDRHSSEEELERISRDFLQPPGEGRKWSLRQAGGPGWYGEPSTSSSDEEVKDLCELAERDPCLATSSSPVLFSASPPHRLKPLVRGQARPIILAHLDQPAPYRRHRHGSRGEQRRPSLDLEKMQQKMFLKKNCGGKTRTVKIWGSNSSRSLPRYTYDPSTFAFRSLSTAPPCSPRTPPEEPPCA
- the LOC107078600 gene encoding uncharacterized protein isoform X5; the protein is MVAESVMDQRDLGSSQNLCRTLVFISYHGSNEGGESEDSEGENQELVQIDRERRRNCGLTPLATSQQHNQEALSPARLRRLRLLLDPGLDRHSSEEELERISRDFLQPPGEGRKWSLRQAGGPGWYGEPSTSSSDEEVKDLCELAERDPCLATSSSPVLFSASPPHRLKPLVRGQARPIILAHLDQPAPYRRHRHGSRGEQRRPSLDLEKMQQKMFLKKNCGGKTRTVKIWEQTEREWFSWEDSQEESTAL
- the LOC107078600 gene encoding uncharacterized protein isoform X3; this encodes MKFTLFSSRGGGSASVCVSLQISYHGSNEGGESEDSEGENQELVQIDRERRRNCGLTPLATSQQHNQEALSPARLRRLRLLLDPGLDRHSSEEELERISRDFLQPPGEGRKWSLRQAGGPGWYGEPSTSSSDEEVKDLCELAERDPCLATSSSPVLFSASPPHRLKPLVRGQARPIILAHLDQPAPYRRHRHGSRGEQRRPSLDLEKMQQKMFLKKNCGGKTRTVKIWGSNSSRSLPRYTYDPSTFAFRSLSTAPPCSPRTPPEEPPCA
- the LOC107078600 gene encoding uncharacterized protein isoform X4 codes for the protein MVAESVMDQRDLGSSQNLCRTLVFISYHGSNEGGESEDSEGENQELVQIDRERRRNCGLTPLATSQQHNQEALSPARLRRLRLLLDPGLDRHSSEEELERISRDFLQPPGEGRKWSLRQAGGPGWYGEPSTSSSDEEVKDLCELAERDPCLATSSSPVLFSASPPHRLKPLVRGQARPIILAHLDQPAPYRRHRHGSRGEQRRPSLDLEKMQQGSNSSRSLPRYTYDPSTFAFRSLSTAPPCSPRTPPEEPPCA